A genomic window from Brassica oleracea var. oleracea cultivar TO1000 chromosome C8, BOL, whole genome shotgun sequence includes:
- the LOC106308908 gene encoding uncharacterized protein LOC106308908, which translates to MEKDYSYNQPSSSDEYDITSLLQAEAEMYADEAESSYNIAEPVQYPPQPEADDGIPTTCYCGGEPVVATSYTPKDPGRRYFTCDNVDDGDCHVRKWWDVAVMEEMSDFQTQLRQLKDQGNESEEKLVKLEKTVCELSKKKSRVTNGFELVVCLMVCVLVLIGLVVMKSFKGFKRECLTSRVSVSKDLVVSNEQKAGAFWKRIQDYYNASPHLRSGQNDDDEMKAALEIFYNDYSIKFNLEHAWRELRHDKKWCSTYLAKDSVKEKLKQVLEVDGEEAMGRPVGVKAVKAASKRKKSAKEEELSKLQGLFEIKQKISNQKLFDRLLVKKEPLSEMEISLKLKLMSEML; encoded by the exons ATGGAAAAAGATTATAGCTACAACCAGCCTTCTTCATCAGACGAGTATGACATAACCTCCCTTCTTCAAGCAGAAGCTGAAATGTACGCGGATGAAGCTGAGAGTAGCTACAATATTGCAGAGCCGGTTCAGTACCCACCTCAACCTGAGGCTGATGATGGAATCCCGACGACATGCTACTGTGGTGGTGAGCCTGTTGTTGCAACATCTTACACTCCTAAAGATCCAGGCAGAAGGTACTTCACGTGCGACAATGTTGATGATGGAGACTGCCATGTTAGAAAATGGTGGGATGTGGCGGTTATGGAGGAGATGAGTGACTTTCAGACACAACTTAGGCAGCTTAAGGATCAAGGTAATGAGAGTGAGGAGAAGCTGGTTAAGCTAGAGAAGACAGTGTGTGAGTTATCTAAGAAGAAATCAAGGGTTACAAATGGCTTTGAATTGGTTGTTTGTCTAATGGTTTGTGTATTAGTTTTAATAGGTTTGGTCGTCAT GAAGAGCTTCAAAGGCTTCAAACGCGAGTGTCTAACCTCGCGAGTGTCTGTAAG TAAAGACCTTGTGGTCAGCAATGAGCAGAAAGCTGGTGCTTTCTGGAAGAGGATTCAAGACTACTACAACGCAAGCCCTCACCTG AGAAGTGGTCAAAATGATGATGATGAGATGAAAGCTGCCCTAGAAATCTTCTACAATGACTACTCCATCAAGTTCAACCTGGAACATGCCTGGAGGGAGCTGAGACATGACAAGAAATGGTGTTCCACCTATCTGGCTAAGGACAGTGTGAAGGAAAAGCTCAAACAAGTGTTGGAGGTTGACGGAGAAGAGGCAATGGGTAGACCTGTTGGGGTGAAGGCTGTTAAAGCTGCTAGTAAGAGGAAGAAGAGTGCTAAAGAAGAGGAGTTGTCAAAGTTACAAGGCCTGTTTGAAATCAAACAGAAAATCTCTAACCAGAAACTGTTTGATCGTTTACTTGTCAAAAAAGAGCCACTCTCTGAGATGGAAATATCTCTTAAACTCAAACTTATGTCTGAGATGTTATGA